In the Salvia miltiorrhiza cultivar Shanhuang (shh) chromosome 8, IMPLAD_Smil_shh, whole genome shotgun sequence genome, GGTTTAGAGCTCACTCTTTCTAATTCTCTAAACCCCAACGCCATGAACCCTATCAATTCCACCGCCGTTAAGCCCACCGCCTTCCACCTCCCGCCTCTCAATCCCCACCGCCCCTCATCTTCCAAGCCCCTATCTTCCCTCTCCCTCAGATTCCCGCCTCCGCCGCTGCCTCACTTCTCTCTCCCCACTATCCGCGCTTCTCTGCCCAGTCCCAGCCCTAATCGTAAAAATTCCGATAAAACCCCTAAATTGTTCAAATTTCAGACCCCCAGCCACAAAGCCGCCGCCGAAAGCTCCTTAAATCCATTTCTGGCCCCTCTCAAAACTGCTCTGGCCACCACGGTCGCCGCCGCGGCGCTTTTATTTTCTGGATTTTATTTGTCGTGTAAACCCGCAATTACCGCCCCGATTTCACCGCCTAATGTAGAGACAGCTGAAAGGGATTCCACTGCGGATGAAGAAAGGGAAAAATCTATTGAAGAGCACTTGGTTTCCAATCCTGACGATGTTGAGGCACTCAAGACATTGATGGAGATGAAGATAAAGAGCAAAAAGATTCCCGAAGCTATTGAGATTATCGACAAATTGGCGGAACTCGAGCCGGAGGAAGTTGAGTGGCCAATGATGAAAGCCCATCTGTTTGCTTACAATGGTGAGTTTCAGCTAGCTAGAAACGGCTTCTATGAGCTGGTGGAGAAGGATCCCTTCCGCGTGGAGGCCTATCACGGGCTGGTGACTGTGGCGTCGCAGGAGGAGTCGAGCGAGGCATTGGTGGCTATTGAGAGGAAAGTTGAAGAGGCAATGGCATTATGCAAGAAGGAAAATAAGAAGACTGATATGAGGGATTTTAAGCTGTTGCTTGCTCAAATTAGAGTGCTCGATGGGAAGTATGACGATGCATTGAAATTTTATCAGGAGTTGGTGAAGGAGGAGCCAAGGGATTTCAGGCCGTATCTTTGTCAGGGAATAATTTATACCTTGTTGAGGAAAAATGGGGAGGctgagaagagttttgagaaaTATAGGAGATTGGTTCCTAAAGGACACCCTTACGCCAGCTATTTCGATGAGAATATGATTGCTACTAAGCTTTTCGCACAGAAGGTGGAGAATGAGAGAGCTATGGCAAAGAATTAGGGAAGTTGTGATGTTTTGTTTTGTAGCCAGAGAACTGTTGCTGATGATGAAGGTGAAGGTGTGTTACGTaggtttttgtttattttctaaTGAAGTTTATGATTTATGCAGTGTCGTAAATAATGGATGAATATACCTGAGAAGGATTGCATATCTTCTTATTATCATAGATTGTTGGGATGCTGTGGTGGACTTaatgaaaaaattacaaaaatgatTATCACCTTAGCTGTTAAGCTTTGTTGTCCACCTTAGCTATAATTAATTTACAAAGCCCTGGTAGAAACTTGCATGGCTTAGTTTCATCTTCAGTAAGTTCTTGATTTGTTTGCAATTGCCGATTATCTTGCAGCCTTGGAATGGAAATATGTAGTCTTTGACTTATTTAGGCAGATGGCCCTGTTATGCTATACTGTTTGTCATAAGTTTGAGTTCATTATGTAAATGAAGAAAGCATAAGATTGATTCCGGGATCTTTTTCTCTGAATAACTAAAAGCTTATACTGGATTGGATGGAATGATAGAATATTGTTGCCTAATACAAGTCAAAATAAAGGGAAGTCTAATCATGGATTACTGCTTCGATGGAAAAGATAGTATAAATATAATGAAATCCTTTGCTTTTTGGCGTTTCCATGGAATGTTGTTGGCGATTCATCATTCATCtatgcaaattttatttgaaaaagaaTGAAGATGTCAACTCAGGTTTATTTCATTTAGTTTTATGGGTctttcatgcataatcattttgAAATTGCGGATGAGTGATTATTTATGGAGAAATCCCCATTACCTTATgcctttgattttattttgaa is a window encoding:
- the LOC130997616 gene encoding protein SLOW GREEN 1, chloroplastic; this translates as MNPINSTAVKPTAFHLPPLNPHRPSSSKPLSSLSLRFPPPPLPHFSLPTIRASLPSPSPNRKNSDKTPKLFKFQTPSHKAAAESSLNPFLAPLKTALATTVAAAALLFSGFYLSCKPAITAPISPPNVETAERDSTADEEREKSIEEHLVSNPDDVEALKTLMEMKIKSKKIPEAIEIIDKLAELEPEEVEWPMMKAHLFAYNGEFQLARNGFYELVEKDPFRVEAYHGLVTVASQEESSEALVAIERKVEEAMALCKKENKKTDMRDFKLLLAQIRVLDGKYDDALKFYQELVKEEPRDFRPYLCQGIIYTLLRKNGEAEKSFEKYRRLVPKGHPYASYFDENMIATKLFAQKVENERAMAKN